The following coding sequences lie in one Candidatus Alcyoniella australis genomic window:
- a CDS encoding glycosyltransferase family A protein: protein MPTRSDSERTVTVLIPCRDGAGALERCLRSVAAQRAQFNLQILVVDDGSRDSSAAIARELGAQVHSIEPAGRAAALNAGLEHAKGDPILFTDADCEVPPDWAAKLCEHLDQRPELHGVGGNLWPSARNPSELSKLLPYLDEFASEQELDPAERRTALNANNMALRASALRNVGGFDAGLLHGADADLTRRMLAAGSRLMRVLQPRVRHLKRDGLSGLCRTSYRRGSTVAVHLKSAEFGWTDVLRGFVQPLSFLVRGYAALPRLRGLLPDAPFGSALLAPWAGCCARMCEALGRLRYFVRYHRGSGR, encoded by the coding sequence TTGCCGACGAGATCGGACTCTGAGCGAACCGTAACCGTGCTGATCCCGTGCCGCGACGGCGCGGGCGCCCTGGAGCGCTGTCTGCGCTCGGTGGCAGCGCAGCGCGCACAATTCAATCTGCAAATTTTGGTGGTCGACGACGGCAGCCGCGATAGCTCGGCCGCCATCGCCCGCGAGCTGGGGGCCCAGGTGCACAGCATCGAGCCTGCGGGCCGCGCGGCCGCGCTCAACGCGGGGCTCGAGCACGCGAAGGGCGATCCGATCTTATTCACCGACGCCGACTGCGAGGTGCCGCCGGATTGGGCCGCGAAGCTATGCGAGCATCTCGACCAACGGCCCGAGCTGCACGGCGTGGGCGGCAACCTCTGGCCCTCGGCGCGCAACCCATCCGAGCTTAGCAAGCTGCTGCCCTATCTCGACGAGTTCGCAAGTGAGCAAGAGCTCGACCCGGCCGAGCGGCGTACGGCGCTCAACGCCAACAACATGGCACTGCGCGCATCGGCGCTACGCAACGTGGGCGGGTTCGACGCCGGGCTGCTTCACGGCGCGGACGCCGATCTGACAAGGCGCATGCTGGCCGCGGGCTCGCGGCTGATGCGCGTGCTCCAGCCGCGGGTGAGGCATTTAAAACGCGACGGCCTGTCCGGCCTGTGCCGCACCTCCTATCGCCGCGGGTCGACCGTGGCCGTGCACCTGAAATCGGCGGAGTTCGGCTGGACCGACGTGCTGCGCGGATTCGTCCAGCCGCTGAGTTTCTTGGTGCGCGGCTATGCCGCGCTGCCCAGGCTGCGAGGGCTGTTGCCCGACGCGCCGTTTGGCTCGGCGCTGCTCGCGCCGTGGGCCGGCTGCTGCGCGCGGATGTGCGAGGCGTTGGGGCGGCTGCGCTACTTCGTGCGCTATCACCGGGGATCAGGGCGCTAG
- a CDS encoding HDIG domain-containing protein translates to MDAESGAGISRERARELLGQHLKNRNLVNHCLASEAIMRSLARRLDGDPELWGITGLLHDLDLEMISADPMRHALTAAAMLREEGLAPAACTAIERHNAEALGLARSEQLDFALASAETITGLIVATALVMPDRKLASVKPKSVRKRFKDKRFAAGASREIIIECEKLDLSLDQFIELSLEAMCEIADEIGL, encoded by the coding sequence ATGGACGCAGAATCAGGCGCGGGCATCAGCCGCGAAAGGGCGCGGGAGCTGCTCGGTCAACATCTGAAAAACCGCAATTTGGTCAACCACTGTCTGGCCTCCGAGGCGATCATGCGCTCCCTGGCGCGGCGCCTGGATGGCGATCCCGAGCTGTGGGGGATCACCGGGCTTTTGCACGATCTGGACCTCGAGATGATTTCGGCGGACCCGATGCGGCATGCACTGACCGCAGCCGCCATGCTGCGCGAGGAGGGGCTGGCGCCAGCGGCCTGCACTGCCATCGAGCGCCACAACGCCGAGGCGTTGGGCCTGGCGCGCAGCGAGCAGCTGGACTTTGCCCTGGCTTCGGCCGAGACGATCACCGGCCTGATCGTGGCCACGGCGCTGGTGATGCCCGACCGCAAGCTGGCCTCGGTCAAACCCAAGAGCGTGCGCAAACGTTTCAAGGATAAACGCTTCGCCGCTGGGGCCAGCCGTGAGATCATCATCGAGTGTGAGAAGTTGGACCTGAGCCTTGACCAGTTTATCGAGCTAAGCCTCGAGGCGATGTGCGAGATTGCCGACGAGATCGGACTCTGA
- a CDS encoding GGDEF domain-containing protein, whose product MAEKQITKTTYLGLSDDQRGEPSGPFDPFLLVINGVNAGAQLPIPNGSSVIGRLDGDAQISLDDDAVSHRHAQLERDEDRVQAIDLDSTNGLFINEQRTQQVELTRGDVLTVGRTLLKFVNRHNLEAEELISLLRRATTDDFTGICNKKHFIARLTSELSRAGRHEFPLSVVMFDVDHFKRFNDTYGHLAGDAVLVSLARTVSQVMRQQDLLARFGGEEFVVMAPEIDLEEAHRLAQRVRAAVAGQPVEYEGLQLGVRVSLGCSTYTPDSEPPVSATELIGRADKRMYLAKSSGRDTVR is encoded by the coding sequence ATGGCCGAAAAACAGATCACCAAGACCACCTATCTGGGACTTAGCGACGATCAGCGCGGCGAACCCTCGGGCCCGTTCGACCCGTTTCTGTTGGTGATCAACGGCGTGAACGCCGGAGCGCAGTTGCCGATTCCCAACGGCAGCAGCGTGATCGGCCGACTGGACGGCGACGCGCAGATCAGCCTGGACGACGACGCGGTTTCCCATCGCCATGCCCAGCTGGAGCGCGATGAAGATCGGGTCCAGGCCATTGATCTGGATTCGACCAACGGGCTGTTTATCAACGAGCAGCGCACGCAACAGGTCGAGCTGACCCGCGGCGACGTGCTGACCGTGGGGCGCACGTTGCTCAAGTTCGTCAACCGTCACAACCTCGAGGCCGAGGAGCTGATCTCGTTGCTGCGGCGGGCGACCACCGACGATTTCACCGGCATCTGCAATAAAAAGCACTTCATCGCTCGGCTGACCAGCGAGCTCTCGCGGGCCGGGCGCCACGAATTTCCGCTCAGCGTGGTGATGTTCGACGTGGATCACTTCAAGCGCTTTAACGACACCTACGGCCATTTGGCCGGGGACGCGGTGCTGGTCTCGCTGGCGCGCACGGTCTCGCAGGTGATGCGCCAACAGGATCTGCTGGCGCGCTTCGGCGGCGAGGAGTTCGTGGTCATGGCCCCGGAGATCGACTTGGAAGAGGCGCATCGGCTGGCTCAGCGCGTGCGCGCGGCGGTCGCCGGGCAGCCCGTGGAGTACGAGGGGCTACAGCTGGGCGTGCGCGTCAGCCTGGGCTGCTCCACCTACACACCCGATTCCGAGCCGCCCGTATCGGCCACGGAGCTGATCGGCCGTGCCGACAAGCGGATGTATCTGGCCAAGAGTTCGGGACGCGACACCGTGCGCTGA
- the icd gene encoding isocitrate dehydrogenase (NADP(+)), translated as MAEKIRVDDGKIIVPDNPLIPFIEGDGIGPDITAAMRTVLDAAVAKAYKGSRHIEWIEILAGEKAYQQTGQWLPEATIEAIREHAVAIKGPLTTPIGEGFRSLNVTLRQTLDLYACIRPVRYVPGAPSPVKHPELLDVVIFRENTEDVYSGIEWEAQSPEALRLIEFIRDELGREIRSDSGIGIKPISRFCTQRLVRRAVQHALDRGRESVTLVHKGNIMKYTEGAFRNWGYELAAAEFGERTVPESALEGDLGGRVLIKDRIADSIFQQVLLRPAEYQVLATPNLNGDYISDACAAQVGGLGMAPGANIGDAAALFEATHGTAPKYAGLDKVNPGSLILSGMMMLEHMGWDEAAQLVWNGLEGAVARKIVTYDLARQMDNATEVKCSEFGLAVAEAM; from the coding sequence ATGGCTGAGAAAATCCGCGTCGATGACGGCAAGATCATAGTCCCGGACAACCCGCTGATCCCGTTTATCGAGGGCGACGGCATCGGCCCGGACATCACTGCGGCAATGCGCACGGTGCTCGACGCGGCCGTGGCCAAGGCCTACAAAGGTTCGCGGCACATAGAGTGGATCGAAATCCTCGCCGGCGAAAAAGCCTATCAACAAACCGGCCAGTGGCTGCCCGAGGCGACCATCGAGGCGATCCGCGAGCACGCGGTGGCGATCAAGGGCCCGCTGACCACGCCCATCGGCGAGGGCTTTCGCAGCCTCAACGTCACCCTGCGCCAGACCCTGGACCTCTACGCCTGCATCCGTCCGGTACGCTACGTGCCCGGCGCGCCCAGCCCGGTGAAACATCCCGAGCTGCTCGACGTGGTGATCTTCCGCGAGAACACCGAGGACGTGTACTCCGGAATCGAGTGGGAGGCGCAAAGCCCCGAGGCCCTGCGCTTGATCGAGTTCATCCGCGACGAACTGGGCCGCGAGATCCGCTCCGATTCGGGAATCGGCATCAAGCCCATCAGCCGCTTTTGCACCCAACGCCTGGTGCGCAGGGCCGTGCAGCACGCCCTGGATCGGGGGCGCGAGAGCGTGACCCTGGTGCATAAGGGCAACATCATGAAGTACACCGAGGGCGCGTTTCGCAACTGGGGCTACGAGCTGGCCGCGGCCGAGTTCGGCGAACGGACAGTGCCCGAGTCGGCGCTCGAGGGCGACCTTGGCGGACGCGTGCTGATTAAAGACCGCATCGCGGACTCGATCTTTCAGCAGGTGCTGCTACGCCCGGCCGAATACCAAGTGCTGGCCACGCCCAACCTCAACGGCGACTACATCTCCGACGCCTGCGCAGCCCAGGTCGGCGGCCTGGGCATGGCCCCCGGAGCCAATATCGGCGACGCGGCTGCACTGTTCGAGGCCACCCACGGCACCGCGCCCAAGTACGCGGGCCTGGACAAGGTCAACCCCGGCAGCCTGATCCTCTCCGGCATGATGATGCTCGAGCACATGGGGTGGGACGAGGCCGCGCAACTGGTCTGGAACGGGCTCGAGGGCGCGGTAGCGCGCAAGATCGTGACCTACGACCTAGCCCGCCAAATGGACAACGCAACCGAGGTGAAGTGCTCCGAATTCGGCCTGGCCGTTGCCGAGGCGATGTAG